One segment of Daphnia magna isolate NIES linkage group LG2, ASM2063170v1.1, whole genome shotgun sequence DNA contains the following:
- the LOC123469874 gene encoding uncharacterized protein LOC123469874, whose protein sequence is MELQGALLAVRLANYLLKELTLPISNVFFWVDAMTVVRWIHASHRRYNVFVANRIAEILDSTTPSQWRHVPGALNPADECSRGLCPSELDPNHRWYRGPEFLVLPPEQWPAQIPATELIDHEDESIGCF, encoded by the coding sequence ATGGAGCTTCAAGGTGCTTTGCTAGCAGTCAGGTTAGCAAACTATCTGTTGAAGGAGCTGACTCTGCCCATATCGAATGTGTTTTTCTGGGTTGATGCGATGACTGTTGTTCGGTGGATCCACGCCAGCCATCGTCGTTACAACGTGTTTGTCGCAAACAGAATAGCTGAGATCCTGGATTCAACGACCCCTTCGCAATGGAGACATGTTCCTGGTGCACTTAACCCAGCAGACGAATGCAGTCGTGGTCTCTGTCCGTCCGAGCTCGATCCAAATCATCGCTGGTACCGTGGACCTGAGTTTCTAGTTTTGCCACCCGAGCAATGGCCGGCCCAGATTCCAGCTACTGAATTGATCGACCACGAAGACGAGTCCATTGGCTGTTTCTAA